In Colias croceus chromosome 19, ilColCroc2.1, the following are encoded in one genomic region:
- the LOC123700486 gene encoding methyl-CpG-binding domain protein 4-like isoform X1, translated as MMDQYECLYQMPEEPDCVSRFFDENSLNSTSRDKISISSSRTLDDSQDLSQLSIGSETDGLSLSQLTIQEPDPLNIQPFFNITPRVMPESPHYIIEEEFSQNPWAMLVATIFLTKTSGKTARSTIKSFFEEYPTPYHVLSDCPSSLERFFEKLGLRKRGQMIWKLSYQFVSSKWRRASDLCGIGKYGEDAYRMLCLGHTNLDPDDRYLRLYIDWLQRHTQFMEDNGIVDSEYIIDDPVAKYYRITLRNFV; from the exons ATGATGGATCAATATGaatgtttat ATCAAATGCCAGAAGAGCCAGATTGTGTCAGTAGATTTTTCGATGAAAACAGTCTCAATTCAACAAGTAGGgataaaatttcaatatctTCATCGAGAACTTTAGATGATTCCCAAGATTTGAGCCAACTCTCAATAGGCTCGGAGACAGACGGTCTCAGCTTATCGCAGTTAACAATACAAGAACCGGATCCTTTGAATATACAGCCATTCTTTAACATCACTCCCCGAGTGATGCCCGAATCTCCGCACTACATTATTGAAGAAGAATTCTCTCAAAATCCTTGGGCGATGCTAGTCGCAACTATCTTTTTGACAAAAACATCCGGTAAAACTGCCAGGTCCACGATCAAAAGTTTCTTTGAAGAATATCCAACGCCGTATCACGTATTGAGCGACTGTCCCAGTTCTTTAGAGAGATTCTTTGAAAAGTTGGGTTTAAGGAAACGTGGTCAAATGATATGGAAGTTGAGTTATCAATTTGTTTCGTCAAAATGGCGGCGGGCGAGCGACTTATGTGGTATAGGGAAGTACGGTGAGGATGCGTACAGGATGTTGTGTTTGGGGCACACGAATTTAGACCCTGACGATAGATATTTAAGGTTGTATATTGATTGGTTGCAACGGCATACACAGTTTATGGAAGACAACGGAATTGTAGACAGTGAATATATAATAGACGATCCCGTTGCGAAATACTATAGAATAACCTTGAGGaactttgtttaa
- the LOC123700486 gene encoding methyl-CpG-binding domain protein 4-like isoform X2 has product MEYQMPEEPDCVSRFFDENSLNSTSRDKISISSSRTLDDSQDLSQLSIGSETDGLSLSQLTIQEPDPLNIQPFFNITPRVMPESPHYIIEEEFSQNPWAMLVATIFLTKTSGKTARSTIKSFFEEYPTPYHVLSDCPSSLERFFEKLGLRKRGQMIWKLSYQFVSSKWRRASDLCGIGKYGEDAYRMLCLGHTNLDPDDRYLRLYIDWLQRHTQFMEDNGIVDSEYIIDDPVAKYYRITLRNFV; this is encoded by the coding sequence ATCAAATGCCAGAAGAGCCAGATTGTGTCAGTAGATTTTTCGATGAAAACAGTCTCAATTCAACAAGTAGGgataaaatttcaatatctTCATCGAGAACTTTAGATGATTCCCAAGATTTGAGCCAACTCTCAATAGGCTCGGAGACAGACGGTCTCAGCTTATCGCAGTTAACAATACAAGAACCGGATCCTTTGAATATACAGCCATTCTTTAACATCACTCCCCGAGTGATGCCCGAATCTCCGCACTACATTATTGAAGAAGAATTCTCTCAAAATCCTTGGGCGATGCTAGTCGCAACTATCTTTTTGACAAAAACATCCGGTAAAACTGCCAGGTCCACGATCAAAAGTTTCTTTGAAGAATATCCAACGCCGTATCACGTATTGAGCGACTGTCCCAGTTCTTTAGAGAGATTCTTTGAAAAGTTGGGTTTAAGGAAACGTGGTCAAATGATATGGAAGTTGAGTTATCAATTTGTTTCGTCAAAATGGCGGCGGGCGAGCGACTTATGTGGTATAGGGAAGTACGGTGAGGATGCGTACAGGATGTTGTGTTTGGGGCACACGAATTTAGACCCTGACGATAGATATTTAAGGTTGTATATTGATTGGTTGCAACGGCATACACAGTTTATGGAAGACAACGGAATTGTAGACAGTGAATATATAATAGACGATCCCGTTGCGAAATACTATAGAATAACCTTGAGGaactttgtttaa
- the LOC123700486 gene encoding methyl-CpG-binding domain protein 4-like isoform X3 has translation MPEEPDCVSRFFDENSLNSTSRDKISISSSRTLDDSQDLSQLSIGSETDGLSLSQLTIQEPDPLNIQPFFNITPRVMPESPHYIIEEEFSQNPWAMLVATIFLTKTSGKTARSTIKSFFEEYPTPYHVLSDCPSSLERFFEKLGLRKRGQMIWKLSYQFVSSKWRRASDLCGIGKYGEDAYRMLCLGHTNLDPDDRYLRLYIDWLQRHTQFMEDNGIVDSEYIIDDPVAKYYRITLRNFV, from the coding sequence ATGCCAGAAGAGCCAGATTGTGTCAGTAGATTTTTCGATGAAAACAGTCTCAATTCAACAAGTAGGgataaaatttcaatatctTCATCGAGAACTTTAGATGATTCCCAAGATTTGAGCCAACTCTCAATAGGCTCGGAGACAGACGGTCTCAGCTTATCGCAGTTAACAATACAAGAACCGGATCCTTTGAATATACAGCCATTCTTTAACATCACTCCCCGAGTGATGCCCGAATCTCCGCACTACATTATTGAAGAAGAATTCTCTCAAAATCCTTGGGCGATGCTAGTCGCAACTATCTTTTTGACAAAAACATCCGGTAAAACTGCCAGGTCCACGATCAAAAGTTTCTTTGAAGAATATCCAACGCCGTATCACGTATTGAGCGACTGTCCCAGTTCTTTAGAGAGATTCTTTGAAAAGTTGGGTTTAAGGAAACGTGGTCAAATGATATGGAAGTTGAGTTATCAATTTGTTTCGTCAAAATGGCGGCGGGCGAGCGACTTATGTGGTATAGGGAAGTACGGTGAGGATGCGTACAGGATGTTGTGTTTGGGGCACACGAATTTAGACCCTGACGATAGATATTTAAGGTTGTATATTGATTGGTTGCAACGGCATACACAGTTTATGGAAGACAACGGAATTGTAGACAGTGAATATATAATAGACGATCCCGTTGCGAAATACTATAGAATAACCTTGAGGaactttgtttaa